The Myxococcota bacterium genome has a segment encoding these proteins:
- a CDS encoding patatin-like phospholipase family protein has protein sequence MSPAARPRRALVLSGGGARGAYEAGVLQYLFDELPKELGHPPRIDIVTGTSVGAIHACFVAATAHLERHRSARLRRVWQKLQGDVVLGSPARELTRLPRRLLGAFRAPRALASGTTPDRLYGLLDTQRLEELVAQGIPWSRIPANLREGRLEALSVAATEVATGRTVVFVETADVEGEPRWTLDPSMVARPAHIRLEHALASAAIPVLFPTVRVDASYYVDGGLRLNTPLSPALRLGADRILVVALRGGATGGHEGDAEALRVERFGNPLFLFGKVLNALLLDHVETDLAHMRLINDMLRRVRDAGGSDLMRTVNTPVARERGQPFKIVDDVVVRPSIDLGELAGDVAHASREARSTSGPIRMLLGVLGLEGSALEADLLSYLYFDAAYTVPLMELGRADAAAMKEELVRFFAE, from the coding sequence GTGAGCCCCGCCGCGCGTCCGCGGCGCGCGCTCGTGCTCTCGGGCGGCGGCGCGCGCGGCGCCTACGAGGCGGGCGTCCTGCAGTACCTGTTCGACGAGCTGCCGAAGGAGCTCGGCCACCCGCCGCGCATCGACATCGTGACGGGAACGTCCGTCGGTGCGATCCACGCCTGCTTCGTGGCCGCCACCGCGCACCTCGAGCGCCACCGCTCCGCGCGCCTGCGCCGCGTCTGGCAGAAGCTGCAGGGCGACGTCGTGCTCGGCTCGCCCGCGCGCGAGCTCACGCGCCTCCCCCGCCGCCTGCTCGGCGCGTTCCGCGCGCCGCGCGCGCTCGCGAGCGGCACGACGCCCGACCGCCTCTACGGCCTGCTCGACACGCAGCGGCTCGAGGAGCTCGTCGCGCAGGGCATCCCGTGGTCGCGCATCCCGGCGAACCTTCGCGAGGGGCGCCTCGAAGCGCTCTCCGTCGCGGCGACCGAGGTCGCGACCGGCCGCACCGTCGTGTTCGTCGAGACGGCCGACGTCGAGGGCGAGCCGCGCTGGACGCTCGACCCGAGCATGGTCGCGCGGCCCGCGCACATCCGGCTCGAGCACGCGCTCGCCTCGGCCGCGATCCCCGTCCTGTTCCCGACCGTGCGCGTCGACGCCTCGTACTACGTCGACGGCGGGCTGCGCCTCAACACGCCGCTCTCGCCCGCGCTGCGCCTCGGCGCCGATCGCATCCTCGTCGTCGCGCTGCGCGGCGGCGCGACGGGCGGGCACGAGGGCGACGCCGAGGCGCTGCGCGTCGAGCGCTTCGGAAACCCGCTCTTCCTGTTCGGCAAGGTGCTGAACGCGCTGCTGCTCGACCACGTCGAGACCGACCTCGCGCACATGCGCCTCATCAACGACATGCTGCGCCGCGTCCGCGACGCCGGCGGCAGCGACCTGATGCGCACCGTGAACACGCCCGTCGCCCGCGAGCGCGGCCAGCCGTTCAAGATCGTCGACGACGTCGTCGTGCGGCCGAGCATCGACCTCGGCGAGCTCGCCGGCGACGTCGCCCACGCCTCGCGCGAAGCCAGGTCGACGAGCGGTCCCATCCGCATGCTGCTCGGCGTCCTCGGCCTCGAAGGCAGCGCCCTCGAAGCCGACCTCCTCTCCTACCTCTACTTCGACGCCGCCTACACGGTGCCGCTCATGGAGCTCGGCCGCGCGGACGCGGCGGCGATGAAGGAGGAGCTGGTGCGGTTCTTCGCGGAGTGA
- a CDS encoding amidohydrolase family protein, with amino-acid sequence MSDAPRLVFANANLLDGEHEARPRQTVVVEGERIVSVGDAPYTAAPGDRVVDLAGRTLMPGLVTTHFHSTYHDIGISPQPLGLEAPPAVLAIVAEKNLQCALRSGFTSVVSAGGINAFIDPQLKRAITDGLTEGPRMVAGGHGLDIVGGYQDTGKWWWELGNQGSCRYANGPDGFRHLVRDEVRRGVEMVKLFPSGGHGVHEEVETLTFTRDELRAAVHAAHQRGARVRAHCPWKEPMLECLAAGVDVIDHGDRIDAEVLDAMLAADATLVPSAYFIHLMLNDPTNAVGATPVQMAPVRADFENMCKRLPEANAAGLRITVGDDYGILLLPHRPHIYARELAFYVDHVGIPALDVLRWATKHGGELMLEDVGTIATGKLADLLVVDGDPSRDIALLQDDAKLLAIVKGGEFVKDALAGERG; translated from the coding sequence GTGAGCGACGCGCCCCGGCTCGTCTTCGCGAACGCGAACCTGCTCGACGGCGAGCACGAAGCGCGACCGCGCCAGACCGTCGTCGTCGAGGGCGAGCGGATCGTCTCGGTCGGCGACGCGCCGTACACCGCGGCGCCGGGCGACCGCGTCGTCGACCTCGCCGGCCGCACGCTCATGCCCGGCCTCGTCACGACGCACTTCCACTCGACCTATCACGACATCGGCATCTCGCCGCAGCCGCTCGGCCTCGAGGCGCCGCCCGCCGTGCTCGCCATCGTCGCGGAGAAGAACCTGCAGTGCGCGCTCCGCAGCGGCTTCACGTCCGTCGTGTCCGCGGGCGGCATCAACGCCTTCATCGACCCGCAGCTCAAGCGCGCCATCACCGACGGCCTCACCGAGGGGCCGCGCATGGTCGCGGGCGGCCACGGCCTCGACATCGTCGGCGGCTACCAGGACACGGGGAAGTGGTGGTGGGAGCTCGGCAACCAGGGCTCGTGTCGCTATGCGAACGGCCCGGACGGCTTCCGCCACCTCGTGCGCGACGAGGTCCGCCGCGGCGTCGAGATGGTGAAGCTCTTCCCGAGCGGCGGGCACGGCGTCCACGAAGAGGTCGAGACGCTCACGTTCACGCGCGACGAGCTGCGCGCGGCCGTCCACGCCGCGCACCAGCGCGGCGCGCGCGTGCGCGCGCACTGCCCGTGGAAGGAGCCCATGCTCGAGTGCCTGGCCGCCGGCGTCGACGTCATCGACCACGGCGACCGCATCGACGCCGAGGTGCTCGACGCGATGCTCGCCGCCGACGCCACGCTCGTCCCGAGCGCCTACTTCATCCACCTCATGCTGAACGACCCGACGAACGCCGTCGGCGCGACGCCCGTGCAGATGGCGCCCGTCCGCGCCGACTTCGAGAACATGTGCAAGCGCCTGCCCGAGGCGAACGCCGCCGGCCTGCGCATCACCGTCGGCGACGACTACGGCATCCTCCTCCTGCCCCACCGGCCGCACATCTACGCCCGCGAGCTCGCCTTCTACGTCGACCACGTCGGCATCCCCGCGCTCGACGTCCTCCGCTGGGCCACGAAGCACGGCGGCGAGCTGATGCTCGAGGACGTGGGCACGATCGCGACCGGCAAGCTCGCCGACCTCCTCGTCGTCGACGGCGACCCGAGCCGCGACATCGCCCTCCTCCAGGACGACGCGAAGCTCCTCGCCATCGTGAAGGGCGGGGAGTTCGTGAAGGACGCGCTGGCGGGGGAGCGCGGCTGA
- a CDS encoding amidase family protein: protein MQPGPPSAPIRADDALAALDATAQAALVHRGEVSPDELVRAACARIESLDGALGAVAVRTFEAALAESARAPRDAPFAGVPFLMKDVGARQAGRPYYAGNRALRAADHRASADTVLGARFRALGLAAVGNSTTPEFALQSNTWPLATGPARNPFDLARSAGGSSGGACAAVAAGLVPVAHASDGAGSIRIPAAWCGLVGLKPSRDRIAWRHFGAARADVEFVVARSLRDTAAFLDALRPSERAAQEPGRFAAAACAERAAAAKRLRVAFTTRAPGGFDVDVACARAVEWTARALAARGHAVDEGAPPSLYDHAERQVYGAILGNDEYRGCLDELAERLGRAVGPDDVEPFLWELAHLADEPLAERVVADARAWVEGWSQVTAAWFEEVDALVTPTVVEPAPPLAHLDPTALAPLALLERMVPHMAFTEPWNATGQPAITLPLAQTREGLPVGVQIVAAPRREETLLALAAELLG, encoded by the coding sequence ATGCAGCCGGGCCCGCCGAGCGCGCCGATCCGCGCGGACGATGCGCTCGCCGCCCTCGACGCGACCGCGCAGGCCGCGCTCGTGCACCGCGGCGAGGTGTCGCCCGACGAGCTCGTGCGCGCGGCGTGCGCGCGCATCGAGTCGCTCGACGGGGCGCTCGGCGCCGTCGCCGTGCGCACGTTCGAGGCGGCGCTCGCCGAGTCCGCGCGCGCCCCGCGCGACGCGCCGTTCGCGGGCGTTCCCTTCCTGATGAAGGACGTCGGCGCGCGCCAGGCCGGCCGCCCCTACTACGCGGGCAACCGCGCGCTGCGCGCGGCCGACCACCGCGCGAGCGCCGACACCGTGCTCGGCGCCCGCTTCCGCGCGCTCGGGCTCGCCGCCGTCGGCAACTCGACGACGCCCGAGTTCGCGCTCCAGTCGAACACGTGGCCGCTCGCGACGGGGCCGGCGCGCAACCCGTTCGACCTCGCGCGCTCGGCGGGCGGCTCGTCGGGCGGCGCGTGCGCGGCCGTCGCCGCGGGCCTCGTCCCCGTCGCGCACGCGAGCGACGGCGCCGGCTCGATCCGCATTCCCGCCGCGTGGTGCGGGCTCGTCGGCCTCAAGCCCTCGCGCGATCGCATCGCCTGGCGGCACTTCGGCGCCGCGCGCGCGGACGTCGAGTTCGTCGTCGCGCGCTCGCTGCGCGACACCGCGGCCTTCCTCGACGCGCTGCGCCCGAGCGAGCGCGCGGCGCAGGAGCCCGGGCGCTTCGCCGCCGCCGCCTGCGCCGAGCGCGCCGCCGCCGCGAAGCGCCTGCGCGTCGCGTTCACGACGCGCGCGCCGGGCGGCTTCGACGTCGACGTCGCGTGCGCGCGCGCGGTCGAGTGGACGGCGCGCGCGCTCGCCGCGCGCGGGCACGCGGTCGACGAGGGCGCGCCGCCCTCGCTCTACGACCACGCCGAGCGCCAGGTCTACGGCGCCATCCTCGGCAACGACGAGTACCGCGGCTGTCTCGACGAGCTGGCCGAGCGCCTCGGCCGCGCCGTCGGGCCCGACGACGTCGAGCCCTTCCTGTGGGAGCTCGCGCACCTCGCCGACGAGCCGCTGGCCGAGCGCGTCGTCGCCGACGCGCGCGCGTGGGTCGAAGGCTGGTCGCAGGTGACGGCCGCGTGGTTCGAGGAGGTCGACGCGCTCGTCACGCCGACCGTGGTCGAGCCCGCACCGCCGCTCGCGCACCTCGACCCCACCGCGCTCGCGCCGCTCGCGCTGCTCGAGCGCATGGTCCCGCACATGGCCTTCACCGAGCCCTGGAACGCGACCGGCCAGCCCGCGATCACGCTGCCCCTCGCCCAGACGCGCGAAGGCCTCCCCGTCGGCGTCCAGATCGTCGCCGCACCCCGCCGCGAGGAGACGCTTCTCGCGCTCGCGGCGGAGCTGCTCGGGTGA
- a CDS encoding cytochrome P450, which yields MTRRPSDPDLDAIDFAVDALPGDALHAALHAFRARGELAATRFAGRPALVIAGRAALEEAFVDEHAFPGHRMYAASLEPAIGATFISDPDPERHLLFRKLATPAFRSRAVASYEASGLEALADELVDRFEEREELDLVAEFTARFPYLVISRLLGLPRDRESEFHAWALALLGHRDDPQTSTAARTALTAYLEPILEERRRAPQDDVISELLRAEVDGRRLRDEEIVSHVRLLFPTGGETTHGSLGNLLSALLLHEGAWDRLARDPGAIPRAVAEGLRYDTPIAVLPRLSRSEPVRFRGVDVPPDTWVLFAIAGANRDPAVVPDPDRFDPAREPAPHLVFGRGPKSCPGLHLARRNMTVALEVLVRRLPRLALVDREAAAPRRSVLRAPTALRVRRR from the coding sequence ATGACGCGCCGTCCCTCCGACCCCGACCTCGACGCGATCGACTTCGCGGTCGACGCGCTTCCGGGCGACGCCCTGCACGCCGCGTTGCACGCGTTCCGCGCGCGGGGCGAGCTCGCGGCGACGCGCTTCGCGGGACGGCCCGCGCTCGTGATCGCAGGACGAGCGGCGCTCGAGGAGGCCTTCGTCGACGAGCACGCGTTCCCCGGCCATCGGATGTACGCGGCGTCGCTCGAGCCGGCGATCGGTGCGACGTTCATCTCGGACCCCGACCCGGAGCGGCACCTGCTGTTCCGCAAGCTCGCGACGCCGGCGTTCCGCTCGCGCGCCGTCGCGAGCTACGAGGCGTCGGGGCTCGAGGCGCTCGCCGACGAGCTGGTCGACCGCTTCGAGGAGCGCGAGGAGCTCGACCTCGTCGCCGAGTTCACCGCGCGCTTTCCCTACCTCGTGATCAGTCGGCTGCTCGGGCTCCCGCGCGATCGCGAGAGCGAGTTCCACGCCTGGGCGCTCGCGCTGCTCGGGCATCGCGACGACCCGCAGACGAGCACCGCCGCGCGCACGGCGTTGACGGCCTACCTCGAGCCGATCCTCGAGGAGCGACGCCGCGCGCCGCAGGACGACGTGATCTCCGAGCTCCTGCGCGCCGAGGTCGACGGCCGCCGGTTGCGCGACGAGGAGATCGTCTCGCACGTGCGCCTGCTCTTCCCGACGGGCGGCGAGACGACGCACGGCTCGCTCGGCAACCTGCTCTCGGCGCTGCTGCTGCACGAGGGCGCCTGGGATCGGCTCGCGCGCGACCCGGGTGCCATCCCGCGCGCCGTCGCCGAGGGCCTGCGCTACGACACGCCGATCGCCGTGCTGCCGCGGCTCTCGCGCAGCGAGCCCGTGCGCTTCCGCGGCGTCGACGTGCCGCCCGACACGTGGGTGCTGTTCGCGATCGCGGGTGCGAACCGCGACCCGGCCGTCGTGCCCGACCCGGACCGCTTCGACCCTGCGCGCGAGCCGGCGCCGCACCTCGTCTTCGGGCGCGGCCCGAAGAGCTGCCCGGGCCTCCACCTCGCGCGGCGCAACATGACGGTCGCGCTCGAGGTGCTCGTGCGCCGCCTTCCGCGCCTCGCGCTCGTCGACCGCGAGGCGGCCGCGCCGCGCCGCAGCGTGCTGCGCGCGCCGACTGCGCTGCGCGTGCGGCGGCGCTAG
- the mprF gene encoding bifunctional lysylphosphatidylglycerol flippase/synthetase MprF: protein MPPPAHTGRGALERRLAAVAPIVGIALLLAATWVLRREVAAYHLRDVVAHLQAIAPARAFGAIGLTAVGYAVLTAYDALAFRVIGVALPYRRIALASFVAYVMSHNVGLSGLGGSAVRYRMLTSWGVRADDVARVIAFAALTFWLGFALVGGVANALWPVALPTGSIGFASSRPLGVALVGAAAGYVALAALRRRPFAIRGFRIDVPDARTALLQLAVSSADWLLAASVLWVLLPDGTGLGFATFVAAFLLAQVAGLASHVPGGLGVFEGALVVLLRPWLAADALLASIVAYRFAYYLLPLVAGVLAFAGYELRQRRAALARAGARLQGAAAEVAPRVLSATTFAAGAVLLFSGAMPELPERLAWLRRTLPLPWIETSKLAGSVIGALLLVLSNALRERLDAGYVGALALLVAGAVASLAKGLDWEEASVLAAMAAALAPCRAYFYRRSSLREQSLSPRWWTAVAVVGLGSVVVLELAYRHVEYSSDLWWRFGPHEPASRSLRAELAAAVALVAVALLRLLRPAPAAPAAPSVDDLDRAQAIAARAPRTTGYLALLGDKHVLFDDAREAFVTYGVSGRTWVAMGDPVGPPARAAELAWRLRELADRHGADAVFWEATEDALPVYVDLGLALRKVGEEGSVPLAAFSLEGSARKGLRQTERRMAREGCAFEIVGADGVPAILDELEAISDAWLAARHAREKRFSLGFFDRAYLSRFPVAVVRRDGRIVAFANVWTSASKAELSIDLMRYDARAPSGVMEYLFTQLMLWGRDEGYAQYGLGMAPLAGLERHRLAPAWNRVGALLFRHGEQLYHFQGLRDFKDKFDPVWEPRYLASPGGLALPIVLTRIASLVSGGVTGVVLR, encoded by the coding sequence GTGCCGCCGCCCGCGCACACGGGGCGCGGCGCGCTCGAGCGGCGGCTCGCGGCCGTCGCGCCCATCGTCGGCATCGCGCTCCTCCTCGCGGCGACCTGGGTGCTGCGGCGCGAGGTCGCCGCCTATCACCTTCGCGACGTCGTGGCCCATCTGCAGGCGATCGCACCCGCGCGCGCGTTCGGCGCGATCGGGCTCACGGCCGTCGGCTATGCGGTGCTCACGGCCTACGACGCGCTCGCGTTCCGCGTGATCGGCGTCGCGCTCCCGTACCGGCGGATCGCGCTGGCGTCGTTCGTCGCGTACGTGATGAGCCACAACGTCGGGCTGTCGGGGCTCGGCGGGAGCGCGGTGCGGTACCGGATGCTCACGTCGTGGGGTGTGCGCGCGGACGACGTGGCGCGCGTGATCGCGTTCGCGGCGCTGACGTTCTGGCTCGGGTTCGCGCTCGTCGGCGGCGTCGCGAACGCGCTGTGGCCGGTCGCGCTGCCGACGGGCTCGATCGGCTTCGCGAGCAGCCGGCCGCTCGGCGTCGCGCTCGTCGGCGCGGCCGCGGGCTACGTCGCGCTCGCCGCGCTGCGGCGCCGACCGTTCGCGATCCGCGGCTTCCGCATCGACGTGCCCGACGCGCGCACGGCGCTCCTGCAGCTCGCGGTGTCGAGCGCGGACTGGCTGCTCGCGGCGTCGGTGCTGTGGGTGCTGCTGCCGGACGGCACGGGCCTCGGCTTCGCGACGTTCGTCGCGGCGTTCCTGCTCGCGCAGGTCGCCGGGCTCGCGAGCCACGTGCCGGGCGGGCTCGGGGTGTTCGAGGGCGCGCTCGTCGTGCTGCTGCGCCCGTGGCTCGCCGCCGACGCGCTGCTCGCGTCGATCGTCGCCTACCGGTTCGCCTACTACCTGCTGCCGCTCGTCGCCGGCGTGCTCGCGTTCGCGGGCTACGAGCTGCGTCAGCGGCGCGCGGCACTCGCGCGCGCGGGCGCGCGCCTGCAGGGCGCGGCGGCGGAGGTCGCGCCGCGCGTGCTGTCGGCGACGACGTTCGCGGCCGGCGCCGTGCTGCTCTTCTCGGGCGCGATGCCCGAGCTGCCGGAGCGCCTCGCGTGGCTGCGCCGCACCCTCCCGCTGCCGTGGATCGAGACCTCGAAGCTCGCGGGCAGCGTGATCGGCGCGCTCCTGCTCGTGCTCTCGAACGCACTGCGCGAGCGGCTCGACGCGGGCTACGTCGGCGCGCTCGCGCTGCTCGTCGCGGGCGCCGTCGCGTCGCTCGCGAAGGGGCTCGACTGGGAGGAGGCGAGCGTGCTCGCCGCGATGGCCGCGGCGCTCGCGCCGTGTCGCGCGTACTTCTACCGGCGCAGCTCGCTGCGCGAGCAGTCGCTCTCGCCGCGCTGGTGGACGGCGGTCGCCGTCGTCGGCCTCGGCTCGGTCGTCGTGCTCGAGCTCGCGTATCGCCACGTCGAGTACTCGAGCGACCTGTGGTGGCGCTTCGGCCCGCACGAGCCCGCGTCGCGCTCGCTGCGCGCGGAGCTCGCGGCCGCGGTCGCGCTCGTCGCGGTCGCGCTGCTCCGGCTGCTGCGCCCCGCGCCGGCCGCACCCGCCGCGCCGAGCGTCGACGACCTCGACCGCGCGCAGGCGATCGCCGCGCGCGCGCCGCGCACGACCGGCTACCTCGCGCTGCTCGGCGACAAGCACGTCCTCTTCGACGACGCGCGCGAGGCGTTCGTGACGTACGGCGTGAGCGGACGGACGTGGGTGGCGATGGGCGACCCCGTCGGGCCGCCGGCCCGGGCCGCCGAGCTCGCGTGGCGCCTGCGCGAGCTCGCCGATCGCCACGGCGCCGATGCGGTCTTCTGGGAGGCGACCGAGGACGCCCTGCCCGTCTACGTCGACCTCGGGCTCGCGCTCCGCAAGGTGGGCGAGGAGGGGAGCGTCCCGCTCGCCGCGTTCTCGCTCGAGGGCAGCGCGCGCAAGGGCCTGCGGCAGACCGAGCGCCGCATGGCGCGCGAGGGCTGCGCGTTCGAGATCGTCGGAGCCGACGGCGTCCCGGCGATCCTCGACGAGCTCGAGGCGATCTCGGACGCGTGGCTCGCGGCGCGACACGCGCGCGAGAAGCGCTTCTCGCTCGGCTTCTTCGACCGCGCCTACCTGTCGCGCTTCCCCGTCGCCGTCGTGCGCCGCGACGGCCGCATCGTCGCGTTCGCGAACGTGTGGACGAGCGCGTCGAAGGCCGAGCTCTCGATCGACCTGATGCGCTACGACGCGCGCGCGCCATCGGGCGTGATGGAGTACCTGTTCACGCAGCTCATGCTCTGGGGACGCGACGAGGGCTACGCGCAGTACGGACTCGGGATGGCGCCGCTCGCCGGTCTCGAGCGCCACCGGCTCGCGCCGGCGTGGAACCGCGTCGGCGCGCTGCTCTTCCGGCACGGCGAGCAGCTCTACCACTTCCAGGGGCTGCGCGACTTCAAGGACAAGTTCGACCCCGTGTGGGAGCCGCGCTATCTCGCGAGCCCCGGCGGCCTCG